The DNA sequence AATCAACGAAactggtattttttttttcaatcaggTTTAGTTGCAGTaacacaaccaccaccaccaccaccagagGATtggttattcattttatttgaattgaacAGGTACCAAATTAAAGTACAAACCTGGAACTATCATCGGTGGCAGGCAACACCGTGCGCACGATTGTGGCGTCTCGCGCTCCATTGGCTATTTTCTGGAGCCACTCGTTGTGCTGTGTTTGTTTGCCAAACAGCCCCTCACGATTAGGCTCAAAGGTATATAgtagttataataatttgattctACTTTGAAACCTATGTTTGAAGGATCATCTACAAGATATTTGTATggtttaaattataattgttttgaatattGTTTATCAGGAATTACTAATGATTCTAAGGATCCATCGGTTGATACCTTCAAGTCTACTGCTTTACCCATATTGAAGCGCTTTGGAGTTCCCTCTGAAGGCTTGGAGCTTAAAATAGAGAGTCGTGGATTACCTCCCAATGGTGGTGGCGAAGTTGTTTTATCACTTCCTGTTGTTCAGAGTCTATCTGtaagtttctaattttttttatgatttcgtcttttatttttatgattgttATCTTATGTGTTCTTCCTGGCAGGCTGTTAGTTGGATTGATGAAGGTTTTGTGAAGAAAATTAGAGGAACTACATTTTCAACCAGGGTGTCCGTTCAGTTTGAAAATAGCATGATTAAAGCTACTCGTGGAATCATCAATCCTTTGGTTTCTGATGTGCACATTTTCTCTGATCACAGATCAGGTCCTCAGGCTGGAAAGTATGATTCCTTCCACTCAGTAGAATTTGTTGAATATGGAATTCCAATTTTCGAAATACATTTGGTAGAAATAGGGAAAGTCATAGTATTGTAACTCCTTTTTGTTGGTCATTCGCTCGTGCAGTTCTCCTGGCTATGGGATTTCGCTTGTTGCGGAAACTACTTCTGGTTGCTTCATCTCTGCAGACACTGCTGTTTCTCATTCCAGGGATGATGATACTTCCAGCCTTGCAGATGACTCAAAAAAAGACCTGATGCCTCCAGAGGATATTGGTGTGGGGACTACCAATGCTTTACTTGGTGAGATAGCTCAAAGTGGAGTGGTAGATTCAACACATCAGGTTAGTATGTCAGCAATTTCTTTCTGCCCTTTTAATGTTTCTATATCAAGTGATAGATACTGGTATTAAACACGTAGAAATACGGACAGAAACTTCTTATAGATATGAAAAGTTATGAGTCCAATCGATGATGGTAATAGATAGAATATAGATGTAGACTCCCTACAATAGAGAGTAAAAGATATGGAACGtaaaaaaaaggtaaagaaaATGCAACAGGAATGCATCTTAGTGTGCTGACTCAAATGTTATGGTGCTAGAATGCGTAGCTACtggttcaattttattattgtctTGCACGTGGGTTTGTAGGACTCGTCTATATGATGAAGTTTAATTCCGTTTGTGGAGGATTCCcctaatatttcttttattgttttggtTTATAGGGCTTGCTATTTCTTCTTTGTGCACTGTGCCCTCAAGATGTTTCAAAGGTTCGCGTTGGAAAACTTTCCCAGTACGGGGTTCAAACTCTTAGAAACATAAGggattttctaaatttgaagtTCATTATCAAACCAGAGCCGAACTCACAGTCAGTTTTTCTCAAGTGTGTTGGTTATGGCATGAAGAACCTTTCTCGAAAGGTATCATAAGGCGCGTTCAACAGTGTTATAAATCCAAAATACAAGTCTGAAAGAATTGTAATTTTGAAGCTACTGCTACTTTGACACATGGAAAAGGTCTCAGCAGCAGCTTCAATATGTAATATTATGCCAGTGATCATGATGTACCCTTCTCCCGAATGAATTAACAGGTGAAATTCAGATTCAATTGTAACCCAGTTTTgctaactaactaactaactaactaactatatatatatatatatatatatatatatatatatatatatatatatatatatatatatatatatatatatatatatatatatatttgagcgTTTTTCACATATGAATTTTATTCCTTTTAGCGTTTCTTTTGTCCTGGAGAACAAGCAGTTCTCCATTACCAGTACCATTCAAGAAAATCCCTGTGTAATAACAACCATGCAGCTGTTAGTGTCTAGGATTCCCCAAAACTTAATGATCTGATAAAGCAGCATCATACTTTATTACATTCTTCTGCAACACTTTccaacaagaaaacataaaaattgattaGCAATTAGTAAAAGTACACTATGGAACAAGCTGATAATTTGAAGAATCTGACTTAGCTATTAGTAAAATAAGGGATATGAACTGGCTAGTCGTGGTGTCAGAGAAGATGTTCTCAAAATAAGTAACCCCAGAAAAGCATACTGAAAATCAGGAAACACAAGTTGAATAAAACCTTCATCATTAGGGTCATACAAGATCAAGGGCCTTTCCTTATAATTGAACTAAAGCATTTACTATAGAAGGGCCTCATAAGAAACTTTTATAGTCTTATTTTTATGTAAGAAGCTTTAGagtcttattttattataaggaGGTTTCATAAGTTTCAGTTCAATATTTAGGTTTTATGAAGGTCTTCACTTTTATAATTTCtgtaagtattttaattttttcaacttaaaaaattaatgtaattattataattaactcTTGATTTAATGTTGGCGATTTAAAGTAATGTTAATattggaaaataaaattttcactcTTAAGATTGAAGACccattatctattttattaagctaacattttatactaaaattaattataatattaaattatgccGAAGGGTTAGATAAACCATTCCATTAGAAGGAAGTTAACAAGCTTGGAGTAAGTATTTAAATGGATTTCGAAATCTCATTAACAGATCACTTCTACCGATTCAATAAAGCTCATCTCTTGAATGCATCTCAATTTCCTTCATCACATTATGCTGGACCAagtttttatacatatttactCAAAGTCTAGTGGTTCATATCCCTGACTTTGGTGAGCatgatttcataattttaacaaaattaaaatatactaaatttaaattgctttctgttcaaattattttattgaaataaaatagtttaaattattaaattttagttttttttatttagacaaaatattttaatcattactaaatataaaaatatatttcactatttaataattcaaaaacattgcttattattttttaattgacgtTAGTTGggattatttttcaatcaaattttgcCAATATTTTGTTAGTTAATGCAATAggaatttttattgattaatattaattaagtttacttttaattgacaataatcataattatttatgtatacATATGTTGGgttatcttttaataatattggctaatattatttttagactTACTTTTCAACCAATTTTAATCAAGGTTGTTTGAAAGTTTTTCTTATGAACATTGTAATGGCTTtagataaaaaagtattaacACAAGTGACATTGACAACAAAATCTCcgtaaaatttgacaaaaatatagtttcaattgaagagaaaaagaaaatctaagATGAGATTAGTTGCATTGACTACTCCTAACCAATGTAGACtgagaaataaatttaatatgaaaaataataaaaaaattccaaaaatattaataaaaaataattcatattgattaaaaaatagtcTTATTAATAtcgataaaaatattttagattagtattaattaaaaaataatattgttaaccATCGATAATATATCTAtcaaagattaatttaaatatacttcAAATGTAAACTTGAAACACAACAACTtcaaaagcaaataaaaaaccTTCCCATTTAAACTTCAATTTGGTTAAGAAAAAGTGGACGTGGATGTCAAAGGTGTAATTTAGGAGAAAGATAAAGGATGGTTTTGTTAGTACCACCGACTTAgcgaaaagaaaataagaagttAGCTGATTAAAAGGTTTATAGAAACAAACACGAACGTTTTCTATTTGACACGAAATTCGACCCAACCTAACCCATTCTCTCTTCTCTTTGCTCTTTCTTTAGCGGCGTTTAACATTGTACTTTCCTGTTACTTCCTCTTCTTCTATTctcattatttaattaattttaaattaattaaaattttaaatatcatcaattttctttgcTCTTCTTTCGTCCTCTATAAAGGTCGCAATTATTTCTCTTCTTATTTTCTCTCACTTCGTCTCGCTTTCTTctgatttttttctaatttctcttCTCTCAGCGGTTGCCTGATCACGCTGTCAGCACCCGTGAAACGGAGCACGCAGGTCAGAAGTTTGATTAGTGCTTTTTGGTTTCTGCTTCATCGCTTTTTCGGTGTGGATTACTGGGTATCTTTTTTTCTTGGTGGGGTGGTTGATTGTGATGATGGTGGtttaaagtttgaatttttctGACAGTGGCTTGTGGGGTTCTTTCGTTTCTGGAATTATTTGCGTGAGTTTGCTTGTTGGGTTGTTGGGTTTTGTTTGCATGATTGACTTGGTAGTGGAGTGGTTTTAGTTGATGCGTTGGTTGGGATTTAGAACTCAGGGTTCGGTGTTCATGTAGATTTCGTGGGTTCTTGTtgtttctttcttgtttttgattgATTTGAAATAATCACGGTTTTGAAAACAAGAGGGGTTGAGTGGTTGTTGTTTTTTGTTCCAAGGGCACGCCGAATTTGGAGAAAGTTGGGAGTTGTGACCAAATGAGAACAATACTGTTGGTCCCGTTTCTTCATAGTTGAGATTGACATGGATTACTGACATGGTGATATCTGTGTTGTTACGATTTTGGTATTGCATATTGTTCTTGTTGTAATCCTTGTGTTTATTCGGTATCTTTCATCTCTGTTGGTGTTCTGTATTAGATTATGTTGTTATAGTGCAAATGTTTGTATCTTTTGTGAAGGAATAGGTTTTTCTGTGTGCACATAGTTTCCAGAGAGGCTGAGTTGATATGTTGCAGGTTGTCATAAAACAATGGAGTCTCACGATGAAACAGGATGCCAGGCTCCAGAAAGGCCAATTCTTTGCATCAACAATTGTGGCTTCTTTGGAAGGGCTGCCACCATGAATATGTGCTCCAAATGTTACAAAGACATGCTGTTGAAGCAGGAACAAGACAAGCTTGCAGCAGCGTCGGTTGAGAACATTGTGAATGGCGGTTCTGGCTGCAGCGGGAAGCAGGCTGTGACTGTAGGTTCTGTGGATGTTGAAGTTGGAAATGTGGAGATGAAGACAGTCTCTGCTGAGATTTCTGGAGATTCATCCTCTGCTCAGAATTTGGAGATGAAAGCTAAGACAGGTCCAAGCAGATGCGCCACTTGCCGGAAGCGTGTTGGATTAACCGGTTTCAGCTGCAAATGTGGGAACCTCTTTTGTGCAATGCATCGCTATTCTGACAAACACGATTGCCCCTTTGATTATCAGAGTGTTGGTCGTGAGGCTATAGCAAAAGCCAACCCTGCAATTAAGGCTGATAAGCTTGATAAAATCTAGGGATGCACTAGACTGGTTGAAATATGAAGTTGGATGTCTCACTTTTCCTCAGCAAATTCACATTTTTGCTGTCTGGCTTTTGAAGTGTCCTTTTAGTGTCTATACTGATCCATGCCATGATACTGCTTCATGTCATGATAGCTAGCACATGTTTGGGGGAAAACCCACATTCCTTGTTGGTTGATTGGTGAGCATTCACTTGTTAGCTACAGTATGAGTATTTATGCTGGTTTGATGGACATCTTTGGCTCATTTGTAATTTGATTTTCTGGTTGgtctgcattttttttttctttttcttgcatCAATGGTGTTTACTCTTGTATGTGCTTTTACTTTAAacattatctatttttaataaatcaatGGCGTTGATGGGAACTGATAATACTGAAAGCACAGATAGAATTGAAGCAGGAAGTCTCCTCCATGGGAGACATATAGCTCAAGAAACAGAAAAACTGATACTGTAGCGCATGTGTCTTCCATCAAGTGAGGTCTTTTAGGGAAGGTGGATTTTGTAACTCTGTTTCCTTCTTGCTTCTTCATGCATTCCCATCTCTCTTTTCATAACTACATATGAATT is a window from the Vigna unguiculata cultivar IT97K-499-35 chromosome 7, ASM411807v1, whole genome shotgun sequence genome containing:
- the LOC114192091 gene encoding zinc finger A20 and AN1 domain-containing stress-associated protein 8-like, translated to MESHDETGCQAPERPILCINNCGFFGRAATMNMCSKCYKDMLLKQEQDKLAAASVENIVNGGSGCSGKQAVTVGSVDVEVGNVEMKTVSAEISGDSSSAQNLEMKAKTGPSRCATCRKRVGLTGFSCKCGNLFCAMHRYSDKHDCPFDYQSVGREAIAKANPAIKADKLDKI
- the LOC114190160 gene encoding probable RNA 3'-terminal phosphate cyclase-like protein, whose protein sequence is MGKTAYKRLLGSQSFRQRLLLATLSSTPILIEDIRADETWPGLRNHEISLLRLFETVCDDCHVEINETGTKLKYKPGTIIGGRQHRAHDCGVSRSIGYFLEPLVVLCLFAKQPLTIRLKGITNDSKDPSVDTFKSTALPILKRFGVPSEGLELKIESRGLPPNGGGEVVLSLPVVQSLSAVSWIDEGFVKKIRGTTFSTRVSVQFENSMIKATRGIINPLVSDVHIFSDHRSGPQAGNSPGYGISLVAETTSGCFISADTAVSHSRDDDTSSLADDSKKDLMPPEDIGVGTTNALLGEIAQSGVVDSTHQGLLFLLCALCPQDVSKVRVGKLSQYGVQTLRNIRDFLNLKFIIKPEPNSQSVFLKCVGYGMKNLSRKVS